The Actinocorallia herbida DNA window CACTGAAAGGTGTTCCCAGTCAGCCCCTCCTGGAGGTTTGGTCATGCCCGCGGCGTCCGTCATCGGTGAGCCCTGCGTTCTGCTGAAGCTCGGCGAGATCGTGCTCAAGGGCAAGAACCGGCACCAGTTCGAGCAGCGCCTGCAGAACAACATCCGCAACGCGCTGGCGTCGACCGGCGTGGAGACCGTGCTGTGGCAGCGGTCCGGCGTGATCGTCATCCGGGCCAAGAGCGCCGCGGTCGACGACGTCGAGAGGGTCGCGAAGCGGCTCGAGGACGTCATGGGCATCGTGATCGTGCACCGCTGCTGGCGGGTGGACAAGACCGTCGAGGCGATGACGCAGGCCGCCCTCGACATGGTCGGCGAGCACCCGGCGTCGGCCCTCGGCGGCAGCTTCGCGGTCCGGCCGCGGCGCCGCGACAAGCGGTTCCCGATCACCTCCGCCGAGATCGGCGTGTCGGTCGGCTCGGCGATCAACGTCAAGTTCGGCCTGCCGGTCAACCTCAAGCGCCCCGACCTGACCGTCTCCATCGAGGTCGACCGCGACGAGGTGTTCGTCTACACCGACGGCACCCCCGGCCAGGGCGGCCTGCCCGTCGGCTCCAGCGGGCGCGGCCTCGTGCTGATGTCCGGCGGCATCGACTCGCCCGTCGCGGCCTACCGGATGATGCGCCGCGGCCTGCGGGTGGACTACCTGCACTTCTCCGGCATGCCCTTCACCGGCCCCGAGTCGATCTACAAGGCGTACGCGCTGGTCCGCGAGCTCGACAAGTTCCAGGGCGGCTCGCGCCTGTTCGTCGTGCCGTTCGGCAAGGCCCAGCAGCAGATCAAGGCCGCGGGGGAAGACCGCCTCGCGATCGTCGCGCAGCGCCGCCTCATGCTGAAGACCGCCGAGGTGCTCGCCGAACGCCGCAAGGACGGCGCCCTCATCACCGGCGACTCCCTCGGCCAGGTCGCCAGCCAGACTTTGATCAACATGA harbors:
- the thiI gene encoding tRNA uracil 4-sulfurtransferase ThiI, with amino-acid sequence MPAASVIGEPCVLLKLGEIVLKGKNRHQFEQRLQNNIRNALASTGVETVLWQRSGVIVIRAKSAAVDDVERVAKRLEDVMGIVIVHRCWRVDKTVEAMTQAALDMVGEHPASALGGSFAVRPRRRDKRFPITSAEIGVSVGSAINVKFGLPVNLKRPDLTVSIEVDRDEVFVYTDGTPGQGGLPVGSSGRGLVLMSGGIDSPVAAYRMMRRGLRVDYLHFSGMPFTGPESIYKAYALVRELDKFQGGSRLFVVPFGKAQQQIKAAGEDRLAIVAQRRLMLKTAEVLAERRKDGALITGDSLGQVASQTLINMTALDDAVDLPILRPLVGMDKSEIMDSARRIGTLSISELPDEDCCSILAPRRPETAAKIADLRQIEKRLDAEELAEQLADSVQEHHPVYGAE